The Orrella daihaiensis genome contains the following window.
TCGGGCCTTGTCCTCTACAGAATTTGCCAGTGCCCGCGTCTGACGGTTTGATGTGGCCGTGGCGATTACCACTCGGTCAAACAGGCTCGTGAGCTCTTCGGTGTTAAAGACTTGAATGTCTTGCGCTTTGATGTCTTCAAGAGCATCAACCACCGCACGCTGTTGTTTCTTAATATCCATGAGTTCAATGTTACTCGATGCTGAGCCCTTAAGGCTTGTCTTCAGATTGATAAAGATGGTTGTCTGCAATGTAGGCAGCCACCCTCGGATCGAGCCAATGTTCTGTCGACTCGCCGGCTTTAATTGCATGGCGCAAATGGCTGGCAGATATATCCATCGGCCTAAAATTAAGCACCTGGACGTGGGCCTGACCAGCATCTACCTGCTTTTGGAGCTCGTCCGGCAGTAGCAGCACGGCCCCAGGACGATGCGCCACAACCAACGTCACTAAACTGGCAATGTCTTGCCAGCGATGCCATGTGGGGAAGTTTTGTAGCTGGTCTGACCCTAGAATCCAGAAATAGTCATGATCCGCAGGCAATGTGGTCAAGGTGTCGATCGTGTAGGTTTTACCGGGCCGATTCAGCTCAACCGGATTGACGCTTAGACCAGGGGTGTCGCTGATGGCCATCTCCACCATGGCCAGCCTGTCCTCGCAACTGGCTGACAGGATCGGCTTTTGCCAGGGCTGGCGCGCCGGCAACAATTGCACTTGGTCCAACGCCAGGTCACGCAGGGCGGTTTTGGCGAGCTCGATATGCGCCTTATGCACCGGATCAAAGCTGCCGCCGAGTAATCCGATACGCATCAGACCCAATTCCTGGGTTTGAGGTAATCATACAGACGAGATTCGGGGCTGCCAGCTTCCGGATGCCAGTTATAACGCCAAGTTACCTCAGGGGGCATAGAAAGTAGGATCGATTCAGTCCGACCGCCCGATTGGAGCCCAAATAGCGTTCCGCGATCAAACACGAGATTGAATTCGACGTAGCGTCCACGACGATATCTTTGAAAGTCCTTTTCTCGTACGCTGTATGGCATTGAGCGCCGACGCTCGACGATTGGGAGGTAAGCGTCAATAAAAGCGTCACCAACCGCGCGCATCACGGCAAATGAACCCTCGAAACCGCGATCACTCAGGTCGTCAAAGAACACACCACCTATCCCCCGTGTTTCTTGCCGGTGTTTGAGATAAAAATATTCGTCACACCACTGCTTGTAGGCCGGATACAGTGAGTGATCGTGAAGATCAAGCGCAGTTTTACAGGTCTGGTGAAAGTGGCAGGCGTCTTCTTCAAACACATAGTAGGGGGTTAAATCCATACCGCCACCGAACCAGAATATGTCATTCTCCCCAGAATCGGGCTTGGCGTACGCCACAAACATGCGCACGTTCATATGTGTCGTGGGCACATAGGGATTGTCTGGGTGCAGCACCATGGATACGCCCATGGCCTCCCAGCAACGGCCCGCCACGTTGGGGCGGTGGGCTGTGGCGGACGCGGGCAGCGTATCGCCTTTGACATGACTAAACAACACGCCGGCACGCTCGAACACAGTGCCACCCTCGAGATAGCGAGAGATACCGCCGCCGCCTTGCTCACGCGTCCATTCATCTATCGCAAAGGCGTTGCCGTCCACCGTTTGAAGGGCATTGACGATGGTATTTTGCAAATTGATCAGGTAGGAATGTACACGGGGCACATCGGCTGCCTGGGTTATCGCGTGCGGGTTGTGCTCAGTCATGATGTCAGTGCTCGCCAAGCGATATCGTTGCGATATTGAGCACCATCAAACTTGATGCTTCCAAGCCTTGAGTAGGCAAGCTCGCGAGCCGCCTGAACGGTGTCACCGAGGGCTGTAACGCAAAGTACCCGACCACCCGAAGTGACCAACTTCTGGTCTTGTAGTGATGTGCCGGCATGAAAGACAACCACGTCTTTGTGATCTTTATCAGCGCCTGAATCAGTGATCACGTCTCCTGTGCGAGCTTTGGCAGGGTAGCCAGCGCTTGCCATTACAACGCCCAGTGCAGTGCGAGGATCCCAGTCGAGCGTGATTTCGTTCAGTCTGCCGTCTACCGCGGCATCCAGTGCTTCTAGCAAGTCCGAGCGCAGGCGCATTAGTATGGGTTGAGTCTCAGGGTCACCCATGCGACAGTTGAATTCCAGCACATCGATTGAGCGAGTGGCATCATCGCCATCGCCAATCATGACGCCTGCGTACAAGAAGCCGGTGTAGGGTAAGCCATCTGCTTGCATACCTGAGATGGTTGGCAGGATGACTTCACGCATGATTCGATCGTGAATCGTTGCACTCACCACGGGTGCTGGCGAATAAGCTCCCATGCCACCCGTGTTGGGGCCTTGATCGCCGTCGCCTAGACGTTTGTGATCCTGGCTGCTGGCTAGCGGCAAAATGTGTTTGCCATCAGCCATGATGATAAAGCTGGCCTCTTCTCCAGTCAGGCAGGCCTCTATCACAACCCTTGCGCCCGCGGCTCCCAAGCTGCCATCACCCAACATGCTGTCCACGGCTGCGTGGGCTTGATCGAGCGTTGTTGCAACCACCACACCTTTACCGGCTGCCAAGCCATCGGCTTTGATAACGATCGGGGCGCCTTGTGCATCGATATAGGCATGTGCTGCTGCCGGATCCGTGAACGTTTCATAAGCTGCTGTTGGAATGCCGTGACGCTTCATGAAGGCCTTGGCGTAATCTTTTGAGCTTTCGAGTTGGGCGCATGCTTGGGTAGGGCCAAAAATGCGTAAACCTTGCGCTTGAAAAGCGTCCACCACGCCTGCCGCCAATGGCGCCTCGGGTCCGACGACAGTAAGGTACACATCATGGTCCTTAGCAAACTTGGCAAGCTCAGTCGGGGATGACAACGCCACGTTGGTGACTTTGGCCATACTGGCTGTTGCGCCGTTACCTGGCGCGACATACACATGACTGACCTTTGGGGAGCGCAATAGCGCCCAGGTCAAGGCATGTTCTCGGCCGCCTGAGCCAATCACTAACAGTTTGTGCATGCGCTAAATTCCTTGTCGGTAGTTTCAGTCTTGGGCTGGCAGAACGGCGTTGGTGTAGACCTCTTGTACATCATCTAGGCCCTCTAGCGCATCGAGCAGTTTTTGCATTTTGATGGCATCTTCACCGGTAAGTTCTACCTCGTTTTCTGGTTTCATGATGACATCGGCCATGTCGGCGGTCAGTCCCTTGGCGTCTAGCGCGGCTTTGACGCTACCGAACTTGCCAGGTTCACAAATAACCTCAATAACCCCCTCTTCATCAGTCACGATGTCATCAGCACCAGCCTCTAGCGCAACTTCCATCACGTCATCTTCTGAGGTTCCCGGTGCAAATAGAAATTGACCGACATGGCGAAACATAAACGCCACGCAACCATCTTGCCCCAGATTTCCACCGTGCTTGGTAAAAGCATGCCGTACCTCAGCCACAGTACGCGTTCGGTTGTCTGTCATGCAGTCAACAATAACGGCCGCACCGCTGATGCCATAGCCTTCGTAGCGGATTTCATCATAATTGTCACCTTCGCCAGTGCCAGCGCCGCGTGCAATCGCTCTCTGGATATTATCCTTTGGCATATTAGCGGCGGTAGCCTTATCCCACGCCAGTCTGAGGCGAGGGTTGGCCTCTGGATCTGGGCCACCTGCGCGAGCCGCGACCGTGATTTCGCGGATGATTTTAGTCCAGAGCTTGCCTCGCTTGGCGTCCTGCCGGCCCTTGCGATGCTGAATGTTCGCCCATTTACTGTGACCTGCCATATCGCCCCATCGGTTCTGTCAAAAACCATCATTTTAGCCCGCCAGAAGATACACTAGCTAGCAAGCATCAATTGTCAGTCAATCGGGCTTGATTGCCGAGTTCTGTTGTACCTGGCCGTCGATGCGCAGTCCAGCAAAAAACAGCACACAACCAAATAACAGGATAGGGAGCACTATGAGTACCCTGACAAAAGCCATTCGTATTGAACAGCACGGAGGACCCGAGGTCCTGCAACTCGTTGAGATCGCAGTGCCTGCACCGGCTGAGCATGAAATCACGATCCGTCAACGAGCCGTCGGCCTTAATTTCATCGACATTTATTTCCGAACAGGGTTGTACAAGTCGCCTTTGCCTCATGGTCTCGGTTTCGAGGGGGCTGGTGAAGTGATTGGGGTAGGTAAGGGTGTCAAGCGTTTCAAGGTCGGTGACCGGGTTGCTTATGGTCAAAGCCCAATCGGTGCGTACGCAGGGGTGCGCAATGTGCCGGCGGCTCAAGTGGTCCACTTGCCCAAGGGTATCTCGTTTGAGGATGCCGCTGCCATGATGCTTAAAGGCTTGACGGTTCAGTACCTGTTTCGCCAAACCTATCGTCTTCAAGGTGGCGAGACAATTCTGTTTCATGCAGCCGCCGGGGGTGTGGGCTTGATTGCGTGCCAGTGGGCCAAGGCTTTGGGTGTCAAACTAATTGGCACAGCTTCAAGCGACGAAAAAACAGCGCTGGCCAAAAAGCATGGCGCATGGCAGGTGATTAATTACAGCAAAGAGAATGTGGTGCAACGAGTCGCTGAGCTGACCAAAGGCAAAAAAGTACCGGTTGTTTATGATGGTGTCGGTAAAGACACTTGGGAGACCTCACTCGATTGTTTGCAGCCACGCGGCTTGATGGTGAGTTTTGGGAATGCCTCGGGTGCTGTGGATGGTGTGAACTTGGGTATTTTGGCAGCTAAGGGATCACTCTATGTGACCCGTCCCACGCTTGCGGCTTATGTGCCCACGCCTGAAAAAATGCAAGCCGCTGCCGATGAGCTGTTTGAATTGGTATTAGCTAAAAAGATCAAGATGCAGATCGATCAACGTTACACACTTGAACAGGCCGCCCAAGCGCAGACGGCATTGAAGGCCCGAATGACAACTGGGGCTTCGATTTTTGTATTTGAATAACCCCAAGGGTCTACCCGCCGCAGCGCTTTAAGCTGCGGCGGGGGTGTTGGCGCTGCCCGCTCAAAGTCTTGTTGACCTTTTTAAGCCTGGTCAGCCTCAAGATGGTATTGCGTCACACGAGCAACTTCATTTTTTGAGCCGAGCATGACGCTGACTCGTTCGTGCATGCCTTTGGGTTCGATGTCTAGAATGCGCCGACGCCCATCAGTGGCCATGCCACCGGCTTGTTCCACCAGCATTGCCATGGGGTTAGCCTCGTACATGAGTCGCAATTTACCGGGCTTGTTGGGTTCTCGAGCGTCCCAAGGGTACATGAAGATACCGCCCCGCATCATGAGGCGATGTACGTCTGCCACCATGGATGCGATCCAGCGCATGTTGAAGTTTTTGCCGCGCGCGCCATCTTTGCCCGCTAAGCATTCATCGATGTAGCGCTTCATCGGGGGTGCCCAATGGCGAACATTGGACATATTGATCGCGAATTCCTGTGTATCTTCTGGAATTTGCATGTTCTCGTGTGTAAGCACCCAGGAGCCCATTTCTCGATCCAGGGTAAAGCCAACCACCCCTTCGCCAACTGTTAATACCAGCATGGTCTGTGGACCGTAGATCGCATAACCGGCAGCGACTTGTGTGTGACCGGGTTGCAGAAAGTCTTCCTCAGTGATGTCTCGCCCAGATGCGCTTGGTGGTGCTTGTAGCACCGAGAAAATAGTCCCGATTGAAACATTCACGTCGATGTTTGACGACCCATCGAGTGGGTCGTACATCAACAGGTATTCCCCTTTGGGGTAGCGGTTGGGGATACGGTGAATGGCCTCCATTTCTTCAGATGCCATGGCCGCTAGATGACCACCCCATTCGTTGGCTTCCAGTAGTACCTCATTGGAGATGACATCGAGTTTTTTCTGGATCTCACCCTGAACGTTCTCTTGCTCAAGGCTACCGAGCACGCCGCCAAGAGCCCCTTTGCTGACTGAATGACTGATCGTTTTGCAGGCCCGAGAAACGATCTCGATCAAGAGTCTGAGTTCTGCCGGAAGTGCCTTGTCGGTACGCTGCTTCTCAACAAGATACTGGGTCAGGGAGGTTCTTTTCTTAGACATGATGTACTCTCATGGGAGGATGATCTGAAACAGGGTGATGCGCTACAGGGTTAGAGCTTTGGTGACGATCTCACGGGTGTTGCCGGATATATCAGGCGTATCGGCAACAGACTTTAATGCGGCTTGCATGTGTGACTTTAGTGGCTCGATATGGTGAGCCCAGTGGTCAAGCATACGCGCTAGTCGCGCAGCAACCTCGGGATTGGATTGGTCAATGCGGGTGACCTGCTCGGCCCAGAAGCGATAGCCGCTGCCATCGGGCGCATGGAATCCAAGTGGGTTATTCGAGCAGAATTGAAAGACAAGGGCTCGGAGCCGATTCGGGTTGCGAAATACAAAGGCTGGGTGATTCAGCAATTGCGACACAGTCTTTAGACCGGTGCCCGGCGCGCTCGCTTGGATGGCGAACCACTTATCCACTACCAGGGGGTCATTTTGGAATCGATCATAAAAATGGGCCAACGCCGCCTCGACCCGATCGTCGCGAACGGGGCTTAGCAATAGCGCACGCAAAGCGCCGAGGCGGTCAGTCATGTTGTTTGCGCTGTCGTAATGGTGTGTGGCCAAAGACTTGGCTTGCTCTACATTGGCTAAATTAAGCCAGCCTAGCGCCAAATTGCGTAACGCCCGTTTGCCTGCGGCTTCTGGTGAGGCGTCAAACTGCTGTGTCACTGGAGACTGGGCTACACATTCCATGAGTTGATCAGCCAGATTCATTCCCAGAGTGGTCTCAAGCTGATGCTTGGCGCGAGCCAATGACAGCGGGTTCATCGGTTGCATTTGTTGTAGCAAATACTTGTCCGAGGGCAGGCTAAGTAGTCTGGTGATGTAGGCTTGGTCAAGCTTAGAATCGCCCAAAGTAGCGTTACAGACATCTATAACCAAGGCGAGTAAATTTGCAATTGCTGGCGTGTCGTTTTGGGTGGTGTCGGCAGCCTGGGTCTGAGCAAGCAAATAGCGGGTGTAAAGCATTTGCATCGCCTCCCAGCGCGCCCAGGCATCTGGGTCGTGTTGCGCTAAGGCTGCTAGTTGCTCATTGCTGTATTCATAAGCAATTTCAATTGGTGCGGTGAAGCCCCGATTTAGCGACAAGATGTCGTTTTTGATGAGTCCGGAAATTCGCCAAGATTGCTGCGTTTGCGTCAATTCGAGCAAGACAGATTCACCGGTTTGTACAGCTTGTTCACCCTCAGCATGAACGGACAGGTAGCGCTTGCTCCCGTCGGCACCAATGGCGCCAATGCGCAGTGGAATATGAAAGGGCTGTTTGGCAAAGCCAGTGGATTTTTCGACGCCAACCATCTCGCATCGCTGGGATAAGGTCAGTGTGGCATCTTCTGGGCCGTGTGATAGCTCAACATTGACATGCGGCGTGCCCGCTTGGCTATACCAGCGACGAAAGACGTCCAAATTACGGTTCGGGTGTTCCGCTTGCAACGCCCACTCCAGTGAGCTGACATAATCATCGCAGGTCACAGCCTGGCCGTCATGGCGCCGAAAATACTCTTGCATGCCCGACTGAAATGTCTGCTCTCCAAGCAGGGTATGCATCATGCGTATGACTTCGGCCCCTTTTTCGTAGACGGTCGCAGTGTAAAAGTTGCTGATTTCCTCAAAACTCTCTGGCCGGATAGGATGAGCCATGGGTCCAGCATCCTCGGGGAACTGGGCGGCCCTGAGCATAATGACGTCGTCAATGCGTTTGACTGCACGCGCACTGGCTGCCGAGGTCTCGTCCAGACCCTCAGCGAGCATGTCAGCAGTAAATTCCTGGTCGCGAAATACGGTCAAACCTTCTTTCAGACTTAACTGGAACCAATCACGACACGTGACTCGGTTGCCAGTCCAGTTGTGGAAGTATTCATGGCCGATCACTGCTTCAATGGCCTGATAGTTGGCGTCGGTGGCGGTTTCAGGATCTGCCAGCACATAGGCGGCGTTAAAGATATTCAGGCCCTTGTTTTCCATGGCGCCCATGTTGAAATCACGGGCAGCCACAATCATGAACCGATCAAGGTCAAGTTCGAGTCCAAAGCGACTCTCGTCCCAGCGTACCGAACGTTCGAGTGATTGCATGGCCCATTCAGTGCGATCAAAGGTGCCCGGATCACTATAGATTTGCAGGGTCACCGCTTTGCCGGAGCGGGTGTAGGTTTGCTGTTGGCGCAAATCAAACTCACCTGCCACGAGCGCAAACAAGTAGCAGGGCTTGGGGAAGGGGTCATGCCATTTGCATTCATGTCGGCCGTCATCGAGGTTTGTTTCTTCAACCAGATTGCCGTTAGATAACAGAACCGGGTATTGGCTGCGGTTGGCCCTTAACGTCACGCTGTATGTCGACATCACATCCGGCCTGTCGGCAAAGTAAGTGATACGCCGAAAACCCTCAGCCTCGCATTGGGTGAATAGACTGTGGCCCGAGACGTACAACCCCATGAGGCTGGTGTTTTGAGCGGGCTGTGTGATGCAAACGATTTCTATCTCGCAACTTGAGGGTAGATCCAAAACTGTCAGAGATGTGTCGTCAACTACAAACCGATCAGGTGCGCAAGGCTGGCCATTAAGACTGACGCTGACGAATTCGAGGTCTTCTGCATCGAGTCTGAGGGGGGTATGCGCGGCAACCCCATCGCGCCGAGTGACCGACAGTAAGGAGGTGACCCGTGTAGCCTCGGGGTCTAGGTCAAACTGCAAAGCAACGGTCGGGATGTGATACGGAAATGGTTGGTAGTCGTTACGGTATACAGTCATTTTCTTTTGGATTGGCGGCAAATCGAGAGGTTGTTGACAATTATTCACTCAATGCAGTCAGCAACTTAATGTAGTCGATTTTAGACCGGCCATAGAGTTTGCCTCAGGGCTTTTGCTCACGCGATCGATCGGGGCCGATAGATGACGATAGCGTGAGCAAGGCAGGCGCGCGCAAAGTGCTAGTGGGAGGTTTTAACAGACGCGAGCCGTCCGTGTCCCCGAGACTTTGACCATAGTTGACTGGCCGTGAAGCACTATTCAAATATTGATTGAATAGTCAGTTAATCAAGCGGTCGGAATGAGAAATTCGTCGCGTTTGCGACCAGACGCCTCGGCCTGTGTGACCCAGCGTGGGGCTTTGCCGCGACCGGTCCAGGTTTCGCCGGTATCTGGATGGCGGTATTTGGCAGGTACTGGGCCACGAGATCCACGTTTGCCGGTACTGATTTTGCTGCCGCGCAGCTTGGTGTTGCCTTTTTTGCCGAATGCCGCTGCAATTTCCTCGGGTGTGATGTCATACTCTTTCATCGAATTGATAATCGAACGAATCACAGGCTGGCGTTTCTTGTTTTGCAGAGCTTGCGCCTGTTTTTTTAATTTTTCGATTTCTTTTTCAATTTTTGCCTGTAATGCAGCATAACTTTGACGTGGCATGATGATTTTCCTAGATTCAGTTTGTTTTAGTTCTGACTCGATTCAGTATGGCTTGGAAAGTTATTGTTGTAGCTGCTGTTGGTATGGAGTCAGCTAAGTAGTGATAAGGACATAGGTTGCTTGGAATTCAGTGAGCATGATTGAAAGTGCATGCTAGAACGTGTATTCGCAAAATAGGTCTGCCTTATTGATTTGTAAATCAGCACTCCTAATCACAGTTCAGGGCTATTTGATCTGACCGAGTTGATCCAATCAAGTTTTTAATGACTGAGATTTGGTGGCTAAGTTTTAATTTAAATGAAGAAGCAAATTATCCAGCGATTGATTATAGCGAATCCATTAAAGTGTGTACTGCGCTTTCGATTTAACTGCCATCCAGATAATTATTAAGGAGATTTTATGGTTGACCGTTTTTTAGTGGCAGCTGTGCAAATGGTATCGAGCGATGATGTGCAAGCTAATATTGAAAGTGCCAAGGCTGGTGCTCGTGAGGCGGCCACAAAAGGGGCACAACTTGTTGTTCTTCCAGAGTATTTTTGTCTACTAAGTCCGCGCGATGATGCTAAAAAAGAAATCGCTGAAGATTATGGCGATGGTCCTATTCAAACTGCACTGGCCCAATTAGCCCGTGAAACTAAATTGTGGTTGGTAGGTGGTACGTTACCGCTGAAAGGCAATGAGATTGGTAAAACTGATCGGGTTTTTAATACCCAGTTGGTATTCTCACCTGATGGCGAGGTGGTTGCGCGGTACGACAAGATTCACCTTTTCAATTTTGATAATGGGGCTGAATCCTATAATGAATCAAAATCTGTTGTGGCAGGCCACGAGCCCCGCATCGCTGAATTGCCACTAGGCAAAGTCGGGCTTTCTACCTGTTACGATTTGCGCTTCCCCGAGCTCTACCGTGCGATGGGTGAGGTCGATTTAATCGTGGTGCCAGCGGCATTTACTGAAACCACAGGTCGTGCACATTGGGAACCGCTGCTGCGGGCCCGCGCCATTGAGAATCAGACTTATGTGCTGGCCTCAGCCCAGGGTGGGGAGCATCCG
Protein-coding sequences here:
- the nadD gene encoding nicotinate (nicotinamide) nucleotide adenylyltransferase encodes the protein MMRIGLLGGSFDPVHKAHIELAKTALRDLALDQVQLLPARQPWQKPILSASCEDRLAMVEMAISDTPGLSVNPVELNRPGKTYTIDTLTTLPADHDYFWILGSDQLQNFPTWHRWQDIASLVTLVVAHRPGAVLLLPDELQKQVDAGQAHVQVLNFRPMDISASHLRHAIKAGESTEHWLDPRVAAYIADNHLYQSEDKP
- a CDS encoding YebC/PmpR family DNA-binding transcriptional regulator, encoding MAGHSKWANIQHRKGRQDAKRGKLWTKIIREITVAARAGGPDPEANPRLRLAWDKATAANMPKDNIQRAIARGAGTGEGDNYDEIRYEGYGISGAAVIVDCMTDNRTRTVAEVRHAFTKHGGNLGQDGCVAFMFRHVGQFLFAPGTSEDDVMEVALEAGADDIVTDEEGVIEVICEPGKFGSVKAALDAKGLTADMADVIMKPENEVELTGEDAIKMQKLLDALEGLDDVQEVYTNAVLPAQD
- a CDS encoding quinone oxidoreductase family protein: MSTLTKAIRIEQHGGPEVLQLVEIAVPAPAEHEITIRQRAVGLNFIDIYFRTGLYKSPLPHGLGFEGAGEVIGVGKGVKRFKVGDRVAYGQSPIGAYAGVRNVPAAQVVHLPKGISFEDAAAMMLKGLTVQYLFRQTYRLQGGETILFHAAAGGVGLIACQWAKALGVKLIGTASSDEKTALAKKHGAWQVINYSKENVVQRVAELTKGKKVPVVYDGVGKDTWETSLDCLQPRGLMVSFGNASGAVDGVNLGILAAKGSLYVTRPTLAAYVPTPEKMQAAADELFELVLAKKIKMQIDQRYTLEQAAQAQTALKARMTTGASIFVFE
- the pepN gene encoding aminopeptidase N, whose product is MTVYRNDYQPFPYHIPTVALQFDLDPEATRVTSLLSVTRRDGVAAHTPLRLDAEDLEFVSVSLNGQPCAPDRFVVDDTSLTVLDLPSSCEIEIVCITQPAQNTSLMGLYVSGHSLFTQCEAEGFRRITYFADRPDVMSTYSVTLRANRSQYPVLLSNGNLVEETNLDDGRHECKWHDPFPKPCYLFALVAGEFDLRQQQTYTRSGKAVTLQIYSDPGTFDRTEWAMQSLERSVRWDESRFGLELDLDRFMIVAARDFNMGAMENKGLNIFNAAYVLADPETATDANYQAIEAVIGHEYFHNWTGNRVTCRDWFQLSLKEGLTVFRDQEFTADMLAEGLDETSAASARAVKRIDDVIMLRAAQFPEDAGPMAHPIRPESFEEISNFYTATVYEKGAEVIRMMHTLLGEQTFQSGMQEYFRRHDGQAVTCDDYVSSLEWALQAEHPNRNLDVFRRWYSQAGTPHVNVELSHGPEDATLTLSQRCEMVGVEKSTGFAKQPFHIPLRIGAIGADGSKRYLSVHAEGEQAVQTGESVLLELTQTQQSWRISGLIKNDILSLNRGFTAPIEIAYEYSNEQLAALAQHDPDAWARWEAMQMLYTRYLLAQTQAADTTQNDTPAIANLLALVIDVCNATLGDSKLDQAYITRLLSLPSDKYLLQQMQPMNPLSLARAKHQLETTLGMNLADQLMECVAQSPVTQQFDASPEAAGKRALRNLALGWLNLANVEQAKSLATHHYDSANNMTDRLGALRALLLSPVRDDRVEAALAHFYDRFQNDPLVVDKWFAIQASAPGTGLKTVSQLLNHPAFVFRNPNRLRALVFQFCSNNPLGFHAPDGSGYRFWAEQVTRIDQSNPEVAARLARMLDHWAHHIEPLKSHMQAALKSVADTPDISGNTREIVTKALTL
- the hemF gene encoding oxygen-dependent coproporphyrinogen oxidase; protein product: MTEHNPHAITQAADVPRVHSYLINLQNTIVNALQTVDGNAFAIDEWTREQGGGGISRYLEGGTVFERAGVLFSHVKGDTLPASATAHRPNVAGRCWEAMGVSMVLHPDNPYVPTTHMNVRMFVAYAKPDSGENDIFWFGGGMDLTPYYVFEEDACHFHQTCKTALDLHDHSLYPAYKQWCDEYFYLKHRQETRGIGGVFFDDLSDRGFEGSFAVMRAVGDAFIDAYLPIVERRRSMPYSVREKDFQRYRRGRYVEFNLVFDRGTLFGLQSGGRTESILLSMPPEVTWRYNWHPEAGSPESRLYDYLKPRNWV
- the purD gene encoding phosphoribosylamine--glycine ligase, which gives rise to MHKLLVIGSGGREHALTWALLRSPKVSHVYVAPGNGATASMAKVTNVALSSPTELAKFAKDHDVYLTVVGPEAPLAAGVVDAFQAQGLRIFGPTQACAQLESSKDYAKAFMKRHGIPTAAYETFTDPAAAHAYIDAQGAPIVIKADGLAAGKGVVVATTLDQAHAAVDSMLGDGSLGAAGARVVIEACLTGEEASFIIMADGKHILPLASSQDHKRLGDGDQGPNTGGMGAYSPAPVVSATIHDRIMREVILPTISGMQADGLPYTGFLYAGVMIGDGDDATRSIDVLEFNCRMGDPETQPILMRLRSDLLEALDAAVDGRLNEITLDWDPRTALGVVMASAGYPAKARTGDVITDSGADKDHKDVVVFHAGTSLQDQKLVTSGGRVLCVTALGDTVQAARELAYSRLGSIKFDGAQYRNDIAWRALTS
- a CDS encoding carbon-nitrogen hydrolase family protein, with protein sequence MVDRFLVAAVQMVSSDDVQANIESAKAGAREAATKGAQLVVLPEYFCLLSPRDDAKKEIAEDYGDGPIQTALAQLARETKLWLVGGTLPLKGNEIGKTDRVFNTQLVFSPDGEVVARYDKIHLFNFDNGAESYNESKSVVAGHEPRIAELPLGKVGLSTCYDLRFPELYRAMGEVDLIVVPAAFTETTGRAHWEPLLRARAIENQTYVLASAQGGEHPGARRTWGHSMLIDPWGEIITQMTFGPGVLVGEISGERLRSVRSSLPALKNRVL
- a CDS encoding H-NS histone family protein, which gives rise to MPRQSYAALQAKIEKEIEKLKKQAQALQNKKRQPVIRSIINSMKEYDITPEEIAAAFGKKGNTKLRGSKISTGKRGSRGPVPAKYRHPDTGETWTGRGKAPRWVTQAEASGRKRDEFLIPTA
- a CDS encoding class 1 fructose-bisphosphatase; translated protein: MSKKRTSLTQYLVEKQRTDKALPAELRLLIEIVSRACKTISHSVSKGALGGVLGSLEQENVQGEIQKKLDVISNEVLLEANEWGGHLAAMASEEMEAIHRIPNRYPKGEYLLMYDPLDGSSNIDVNVSIGTIFSVLQAPPSASGRDITEEDFLQPGHTQVAAGYAIYGPQTMLVLTVGEGVVGFTLDREMGSWVLTHENMQIPEDTQEFAINMSNVRHWAPPMKRYIDECLAGKDGARGKNFNMRWIASMVADVHRLMMRGGIFMYPWDAREPNKPGKLRLMYEANPMAMLVEQAGGMATDGRRRILDIEPKGMHERVSVMLGSKNEVARVTQYHLEADQA